In a genomic window of Helianthus annuus cultivar XRQ/B chromosome 10, HanXRQr2.0-SUNRISE, whole genome shotgun sequence:
- the LOC110881443 gene encoding uncharacterized protein LOC110881443, giving the protein MKDYFDEAPTFSNEFFRHRFRMSKRLFLRIVDDLEANYDYFKQKPDARGALGFTGIQKCTSALRILAYGNTTDINDEYLKIAEKTTRDSLEHFCRGIIDVYGARYLRTPTWDGLQKIYEVHNAEHGLPGMIGSIDCMHWRWDNCPTAWRGQHTRGDQKGPTIILQAVASHDLWVWSAYFGVVGSCNDINVFEQSPLLEEWISGKAPKASFYANGNYYPHGYYLSDGICNVSYFGTFHFWQYVLNFPNLDSCTLVASYFVLRDLNHNEKMHYFDHMLVLVLCYVIAH; this is encoded by the exons ATGAAAGATTATTTTGACGAGGCGCCGACATTTTCGAACGAATTTTTTAGGCATCGTTTCCGAATGAGTAAGCGGTTGTTTCTACGCATAGTCGACGACTTGGAAGCCAACtacgattattttaaacaaaaaccggatgcgagaggggcacttggatttaccggtatccaaaagtgtacgtcggcgttacgaatccttgcttatggtaacactaccgacatcaacgacgagtatctaAAAATAGCAGAGAAAACAACACGAGACAGCTTGGAGCATTTTTGTCGCG gtataatTGATGTGTACGGTGCGCGTTATCTTAGAACTCCCACATGGGACGGCCTTCAAAAGATCTATGAGGTACATAATGCTGAGCATGGTTTGCCTGGTATGATCGGGAGCATAGATTGCATGCATTGGCGTTGGGATAACTGCCCGACTGCATGGCGAGGCCAACACACACGTGGTGACCAAAAAGGACCCACTATTATTCTTCAGGCGGTTGCTTCACatgacctttgggtttggtcggcttactttggcgtggtcgggtcatgcaatgatatCAATGTTTTTGAACAATCTCCGTTGTTAGAGGAGTGGATTTCTGGCAAAGCTCCAAAAGCGTCGTTTTACGCAAATGGAAACTACTACCCTCATGGATATTATTTGAGCGACGGAATTTGTAACGTTTCGTATTTCggtactttccatttttggcaataTGTGTTGAACTTTCCCAATTTAGACAGTTGTACTCTCGTTGCATCCTATTTTGTActtcgagacttgaatcataatgaaaaaaTGCATTATTTTGATCATATGCTTGTTTTAGTACTATGTTATGTTATTGCACATTAA
- the LOC110881442 gene encoding uncharacterized protein LOC110881442, which yields MTLEAVASQDLWIWHAFFGMPGSHNDINIIHHLPLFNDRINGVGPKGTFFVNEVEYKYGYYLFDGIYPEWAVFVKSFPRDGTIDPKGIKFNKVQMGARKDVERAFGVLQNRWGVLSMPCRLYEKDQIRNVMYACIILHNMILEDEGRAVVEYYPDDPEPNNEDISNEERALNKNLIQSRQISSNLRADLVEHVSTHPRFDYIDNESEDD from the coding sequence ATGACGCTTGAAGCCGTTGCATCacaagatctttggatatggcatgcaTTCTTTGGTATGCCCGGTTCACACAACGATATAAACATTATTCATCACTTGCCCCTATTCAATGATCGAATAAACGGTGTTGGTCCTAAAGGAACATTTTTTGTAAATGAAGTTGAATACAAGTACGGGTACTATCTTTTTGATGGAATTTACCCTGAATGGGCTGTTTTTGTGAAATCATTTCCGCGAGATGGAACCATAGATCCAAAAGGAATAAAGTTTAACAAGGTTCAGATGGGGGCACGCAAAGACGTTGAGCGAGCGTTTGGTGTGTTACAAAACAGGTGGGGCGTATTAAGCATGCCTTGTCGATtatatgaaaaagatcaaataaGAAACGTGATGTACGCATGCATCATTCTACACAACATGATTTTAGAGGATGAAGGGCGTGCGGTAGTTGAATATTATCCCGACGACCCCGAGCCAAATAACGAAGATATTAGTAACGAGGAGAGAGCGCTAAACAAAAATCTAATCCAGTCAAGACAAATAAGTTCAAATCTTCGAGCTGATTTGGTAGAGCATGTTTCGACGCATCCTAGATTCGACTACATCGACAACGAAAGCGAAGATGATTGA